In Zobellia roscoffensis, the following are encoded in one genomic region:
- a CDS encoding TrkH family potassium uptake protein, with the protein MQLNSKIIFHIMGLLLLCNGGFMLLATLVSGIYKDGATLSIALAAITTMFVGTFAMFYTRGHKKEVKRREGYIIVTFGWLVMSFSGMLPYLFSGAIPTVTNAFFETVSGYTTTGASILDDIEVLPEGLLFWRSLTHWIGGMGIIVLAIAILPLLGIGGMQLFAAEAPGPSADKLHPRITDTAKRLWLIYVGYTLAETVLLKLAGMSFFDAINHSLATLSTGGFSTKNLSVAYWNDQPLIQYIIILFMFLAGSNFVLSYFAFKGKVQRVLMDEEFRYYGGFVVVFTIIAALVVYLKAEVPVTEYHPMVLGSAESSFRHTLFQVISVITTTGFVSADFTSWTPFLTVFFFGLMFLGGSAGSTSGGIKVMRHILIIKNGLLEFKRTLHPNAIIPVRYNNKTVKEQIVYNIIAFFVLYMLLFIIGALVLGALGIDFVTAIGGSASSLGNVGPAFGGLYPLSNFNGLPDAGKWWCGFLMLAGRLELFTVLILLTPYFWKRT; encoded by the coding sequence ATGCAGTTAAACTCAAAAATAATATTTCATATCATGGGGCTACTGTTGCTATGCAACGGTGGCTTCATGTTATTGGCAACTTTGGTTAGTGGTATCTATAAAGATGGAGCTACGTTGAGTATTGCTCTAGCGGCAATAACCACCATGTTTGTGGGTACGTTTGCCATGTTCTATACTAGGGGCCATAAAAAAGAAGTAAAGCGAAGGGAAGGGTACATTATTGTAACTTTTGGCTGGTTGGTGATGTCTTTTTCCGGAATGTTACCTTATCTGTTTTCAGGGGCTATACCTACGGTTACCAATGCTTTTTTTGAGACTGTATCTGGTTATACTACTACTGGAGCTTCAATTTTAGATGATATAGAAGTATTGCCGGAAGGATTACTCTTTTGGCGTAGCCTTACCCATTGGATAGGCGGTATGGGTATTATTGTTCTGGCCATAGCTATTTTGCCATTATTGGGTATTGGAGGTATGCAGTTGTTTGCTGCGGAGGCACCTGGCCCTAGTGCAGATAAACTTCATCCTCGTATTACGGATACCGCAAAGCGACTTTGGTTAATATATGTGGGGTATACCTTAGCGGAAACTGTGCTTTTGAAATTGGCGGGAATGAGCTTTTTTGATGCTATCAATCATTCCTTGGCTACCTTGTCCACCGGTGGTTTTTCAACCAAAAATTTAAGTGTCGCTTATTGGAACGATCAGCCTTTAATACAATACATCATAATTTTGTTCATGTTTCTTGCGGGGAGCAATTTTGTACTTAGTTATTTTGCTTTTAAGGGTAAGGTGCAACGGGTACTAATGGATGAGGAGTTTAGGTATTATGGTGGTTTTGTGGTAGTGTTTACTATAATTGCTGCATTGGTGGTCTATCTTAAGGCAGAAGTACCTGTTACGGAATATCATCCTATGGTATTAGGAAGTGCGGAAAGCTCTTTTAGACATACGCTGTTCCAAGTAATTTCTGTGATAACTACCACAGGTTTTGTTTCTGCAGATTTTACAAGTTGGACCCCTTTTCTTACCGTTTTCTTTTTCGGATTGATGTTTTTGGGAGGGTCTGCCGGCTCTACATCAGGAGGTATTAAAGTAATGCGTCATATTCTGATTATCAAAAACGGGCTGCTAGAGTTTAAGCGTACGTTACATCCTAATGCTATTATTCCGGTACGGTACAATAATAAGACCGTTAAAGAGCAAATTGTATATAATATCATAGCCTTCTTTGTGCTCTATATGTTGCTATTTATAATTGGAGCTTTGGTTCTTGGTGCTTTGGGTATCGATTTTGTAACCGCAATAGGTGGTTCTGCTTCTTCTTTAGGAAATGTTGGGCCCGCATTTGGAGGTCTCTATCCATTAAGTAATTTTAATGGTCTGCCAGACGCTGGTAAGTGGTGGTGTGGTTTCCTTATGCTTGCAGGTAGATTAGAGCTCTTTACGGTTCTAATACTCCTTACCCCTTATTTCTGGAAACGGACTTAA
- a CDS encoding pyridoxal phosphate-dependent aminotransferase, translated as MTSSTATKNQLSDRINSLTPSATLEMAAKARELRAAGKDIIGLSLGEPDFNTPDYIKEAAIEAVNQDYNTYTPVDGYVDLKEAIITKFKRDNGITYEPSQIVVSTGAKQALYNIAQVVLNEGDEVILPCPYWVSYSDIVKLADGVPVEVATSIESDFKMTPEQLAAAITPKTKMLWYSSPCNPSGSIYSKAELRALADVLQKHPQIIVVSDEIYEHINYGVTEHASMAAFDDMFDRTVTVNGVAKAFAMTGWRIGYIGGPTYLARACNKLQGQVTSGANCIAQRAVITALTESPDRINYMVDEFKERRAIILELLNGIDGFKCNEPDGAFYVYPDVTAYFGKTLNGVTINNASDFAMYLLEYANVATVTGDAFGNGNCIRISYAAAEKEIREAISRIEKALK; from the coding sequence ATGACATCATCAACTGCTACGAAAAATCAACTTTCTGACCGCATCAACAGTCTTACCCCTTCGGCTACACTAGAAATGGCTGCCAAGGCTAGAGAATTACGTGCTGCAGGTAAAGACATTATCGGTTTAAGTTTGGGTGAACCTGACTTTAACACACCAGATTACATTAAAGAAGCTGCTATAGAAGCGGTAAACCAAGATTACAATACATACACACCGGTAGATGGTTATGTTGATTTGAAAGAGGCTATTATTACCAAATTCAAGAGAGATAATGGCATTACGTATGAACCTTCTCAAATTGTTGTATCTACAGGTGCCAAACAAGCTTTGTACAACATTGCCCAAGTTGTTTTGAACGAAGGCGATGAAGTTATTTTACCTTGTCCTTACTGGGTAAGCTACAGTGATATTGTAAAATTAGCAGACGGTGTACCTGTAGAAGTTGCTACAAGCATTGAAAGTGATTTTAAAATGACACCTGAGCAATTGGCAGCTGCAATCACTCCCAAAACAAAAATGCTTTGGTACAGCTCTCCTTGTAACCCAAGTGGTTCTATCTATAGTAAGGCTGAATTACGGGCTTTAGCAGACGTTTTACAGAAACACCCACAGATTATAGTAGTTAGTGATGAGATTTACGAACACATCAACTATGGTGTTACCGAACATGCCTCCATGGCCGCGTTCGATGATATGTTTGACCGTACCGTTACCGTAAACGGAGTTGCCAAGGCATTTGCAATGACCGGATGGCGTATTGGATATATTGGAGGCCCAACTTACTTAGCTCGTGCTTGCAATAAATTGCAAGGTCAAGTTACAAGTGGAGCCAACTGTATAGCTCAGCGTGCAGTTATTACGGCCTTAACAGAATCGCCAGACCGTATAAACTATATGGTAGACGAGTTTAAAGAACGTAGAGCTATTATTCTTGAACTATTAAACGGCATCGACGGATTTAAATGTAATGAACCGGATGGTGCATTTTATGTATATCCTGATGTAACTGCTTATTTTGGAAAAACCTTAAATGGCGTTACAATAAATAATGCTTCTGATTTTGCCATGTACCTGTTAGAATACGCAAATGTAGCTACCGTTACAGGTGATGCTTTTGGTAACGGAAACTGCATCCGTATTTCTTACGCTGCAGCTGAAAAAGAAATTAGAGAAGCTATTTCTAGAATTGAGAAAGCCCTGAAATAG
- a CDS encoding fatty acid desaturase family protein, translating to MDQKTVRFSRKDPAQFFRTLNKRVNDYFKENKLKKTGNWRLHLKTVIMFAMFLTPYFLILTLGLPIWANLLLTIVMGVGMAGVGMNVMHDGNHGAYSNKKWVNKLMGSSIYILAGNVYNWQVQHNVLHHTYTNIHEHDEDMEAGRILRFSKHAEWQKHHKFQHFYSVFLYGLLTFNWAITTDFQQMYRYMKRKLSYGKLPSAAMNWSTLVITKILYITIWIVLPLIFVDMAWWMILIGFFIMHYVAGVILSVVFQLAHIVDEADTPLPDETGTMKNTWAIHQLFTTVNFGTKNKIVNWFTGGLNHQVEHHIFPNISHVHYTKIAEIVKETAKEFNLPYHEYKTTRKAIISHFRHLKELGKRPALNL from the coding sequence ATGGACCAAAAAACAGTACGATTCTCCAGAAAAGATCCCGCACAGTTCTTCAGAACATTGAACAAACGTGTAAACGATTATTTTAAGGAGAACAAATTAAAGAAAACAGGCAACTGGCGCTTACACCTTAAAACGGTGATTATGTTCGCTATGTTCCTAACCCCCTACTTTTTAATTTTAACCTTAGGACTACCCATTTGGGCCAATCTTCTACTTACTATTGTCATGGGCGTGGGTATGGCCGGTGTAGGCATGAACGTTATGCATGATGGCAATCATGGTGCCTATTCCAATAAAAAGTGGGTCAACAAACTTATGGGGAGCAGTATCTATATTTTAGCAGGAAATGTATATAACTGGCAGGTTCAGCACAATGTACTGCACCATACCTACACCAACATTCATGAACATGATGAAGATATGGAAGCTGGCCGTATTCTGCGTTTTTCCAAGCATGCTGAATGGCAAAAACACCATAAATTTCAACATTTTTACTCTGTTTTCCTATATGGCCTTTTAACTTTCAACTGGGCTATTACAACAGATTTCCAACAGATGTACCGTTATATGAAACGCAAGCTTTCTTATGGCAAACTACCAAGTGCAGCCATGAACTGGAGTACACTTGTGATTACAAAAATTCTATACATCACCATATGGATTGTTCTACCCCTTATTTTCGTTGATATGGCTTGGTGGATGATATTAATTGGCTTCTTTATTATGCACTACGTAGCCGGTGTTATTCTAAGTGTAGTTTTTCAATTAGCACATATTGTTGACGAAGCGGACACGCCTCTTCCTGACGAAACGGGGACAATGAAAAACACATGGGCTATTCACCAGTTATTTACAACTGTAAATTTTGGCACTAAGAACAAGATTGTAAACTGGTTTACCGGGGGATTAAACCACCAAGTGGAACATCACATTTTCCCTAATATTAGCCATGTACATTACACAAAAATTGCAGAAATTGTGAAAGAAACGGCAAAAGAATTTAATTTGCCGTACCACGAGTACAAAACTACCCGAAAAGCTATAATTTCGCACTTTAGACATTTAAAGGAACTGGGCAAAAGACCTGCCTTGAACCTGTAA
- the rsmG gene encoding 16S rRNA (guanine(527)-N(7))-methyltransferase RsmG translates to MTAELVFKYFPNLSDLQQKRFILLEELYKDWNQKINVVSRKDIDELYLRHVLHSAGIAKVQQFKDGASVLDVGTGGGFPGIPLAILFPEVQFTLVDSIGKKIKVVQEVIQGLDLDNVTAVNSRVEETKGQHDFIVSRAVAAMPTFVHWVKGKIKKDSLHERRNGILYLKGGDLSEELDGYKAIEIYDLTNYFDEAFFETKKVVYLPMKYKG, encoded by the coding sequence ATGACTGCCGAATTAGTTTTTAAATATTTTCCCAATTTATCAGATCTTCAGCAAAAACGGTTCATATTACTGGAAGAATTATATAAAGATTGGAATCAGAAGATCAATGTTGTTTCTAGGAAAGATATAGATGAGCTTTATTTAAGACATGTATTACATTCTGCGGGAATAGCTAAGGTTCAGCAATTTAAGGATGGAGCGTCTGTTCTAGATGTGGGTACAGGTGGAGGTTTTCCAGGTATTCCGCTGGCTATACTGTTTCCAGAGGTGCAGTTTACTTTAGTTGATTCAATTGGTAAAAAAATAAAGGTAGTTCAGGAAGTAATCCAAGGATTGGATTTGGATAACGTAACTGCTGTTAATTCTAGGGTCGAAGAAACTAAAGGCCAACATGATTTTATTGTAAGTAGGGCAGTTGCTGCAATGCCCACTTTTGTGCATTGGGTAAAAGGTAAAATAAAGAAAGACTCACTCCACGAACGTCGCAATGGAATTCTTTATCTAAAAGGTGGTGATTTGTCCGAGGAACTTGATGGATATAAGGCCATAGAAATCTATGACCTCACCAATTATTTTGATGAAGCTTTTTTTGAAACTAAAAAAGTGGTGTACTTACCCATGAAATATAAAGGCTAA
- a CDS encoding DinB family protein: MKNLFVTAFFMVAAMTYAQEKLTQNTIQGVLQGNQGQVVALAEAFSEEQYDWRPMEGVNSVAEALLHVAGGNYYLASKMGFAPPEDVDMMNLSKITGKENIIAALKKSNEFVLEKIILVEDDQFGEEVDFGFAKMNKLGGLLAIMEHNGEHKGQLIAYARSNGVTPPWSK, translated from the coding sequence ATGAAAAACCTATTTGTAACCGCATTCTTCATGGTAGCCGCCATGACGTATGCGCAAGAAAAATTGACACAAAACACCATTCAAGGGGTTTTACAAGGAAATCAAGGACAAGTTGTTGCTTTGGCAGAAGCTTTTTCCGAGGAACAATATGATTGGCGCCCTATGGAAGGTGTTAATTCCGTAGCTGAAGCATTGTTACATGTTGCTGGAGGAAATTATTATTTAGCCTCTAAAATGGGCTTTGCACCACCGGAAGATGTAGACATGATGAACCTATCAAAAATTACTGGAAAAGAGAATATCATTGCAGCTCTTAAAAAATCCAATGAGTTTGTTCTTGAAAAAATAATTTTAGTAGAGGATGACCAATTTGGAGAAGAAGTAGATTTTGGTTTTGCTAAAATGAATAAGCTTGGTGGTCTATTAGCTATAATGGAACACAATGGAGAACATAAAGGACAGCTAATAGCCTACGCTCGTTCAAACGGTGTTACCCCTCCTTGGAGTAAATAA
- the pruA gene encoding L-glutamate gamma-semialdehyde dehydrogenase produces MSKGFFHVPTAINEPIKSYAPGSPEREEVLEQYRSYFNGSVDVPLYIGSEEIKTGNTKPMSPPHDHKHIVGQYHVAEKSHVTKAIENCLASRSAWADLTWEQRAAIFLKAAELIAGPYRAKINAATMIAQSKNIHQAEIDAACELIDFLRFNVEYMSEIYEEQPDSAEGIWNRVEYRPLEGFVYAITPFNFTAIAGNLPASAAMMGNVVVWKPSDSQVFSAKVIVDIFKEAGLPDGVINVVYGDPVMITETVLASPDFAGIHFTGSTHVFKELWKQIGNNIHTYKTYPKIVGETGGKDFIIAHPSAKPQQVATAIVRGAFEFQGQKCSAASRVYLPKSLSEEILESVKKDIASFNKPGSPEDMSNFITAVIHEGSFDKLAKYIDQAKEDDNAEIIAGGNYDKSKGYFIEPTVILTTDPKYTTMETELFGPVVTIYVYEDKDWSETLKLVDSTSEYALTGAVLSTDRYAIDEATKALQNCAGNFYINDKPTGAVVGQQPFGGARASGTNDKAGSAQNLLRWVSPRLIKETFVTPTNYRYPFLG; encoded by the coding sequence ATGAGCAAAGGTTTTTTTCACGTACCGACAGCGATTAACGAGCCAATAAAAAGTTACGCACCAGGATCTCCTGAAAGAGAAGAAGTGCTAGAGCAATACCGTTCTTATTTTAACGGGAGTGTAGATGTACCTTTATATATAGGCAGCGAAGAAATTAAGACTGGCAACACTAAGCCAATGTCCCCTCCCCATGACCACAAACATATTGTTGGCCAATATCATGTTGCAGAAAAATCGCATGTAACAAAAGCCATTGAAAATTGCTTGGCTTCAAGGTCCGCTTGGGCAGATTTAACTTGGGAACAGCGCGCCGCTATTTTCCTGAAAGCTGCAGAATTGATTGCAGGACCATACCGTGCTAAGATTAATGCCGCAACTATGATTGCACAGTCAAAGAACATTCACCAAGCTGAAATTGATGCTGCGTGTGAATTGATTGATTTTCTTCGTTTCAATGTGGAATACATGTCTGAGATATATGAGGAACAACCAGATTCTGCAGAAGGAATCTGGAACCGTGTAGAATATAGACCGCTAGAAGGTTTTGTATATGCCATTACCCCTTTTAACTTTACCGCTATTGCCGGAAACCTTCCTGCAAGTGCAGCAATGATGGGTAACGTTGTGGTATGGAAACCAAGTGACAGTCAAGTTTTCTCTGCAAAGGTAATTGTTGACATTTTTAAAGAAGCCGGTCTTCCCGATGGCGTTATCAACGTAGTTTACGGAGATCCGGTGATGATTACCGAGACCGTTTTGGCAAGTCCGGATTTTGCCGGTATACACTTTACAGGTTCCACACATGTCTTCAAAGAATTATGGAAGCAGATTGGAAACAATATTCACACCTATAAAACCTACCCAAAGATAGTTGGGGAAACCGGAGGAAAAGACTTTATTATAGCGCATCCTTCCGCAAAACCTCAACAAGTAGCTACAGCAATTGTTCGTGGTGCCTTTGAATTCCAAGGTCAAAAATGTAGTGCGGCCTCAAGGGTTTACCTTCCAAAATCACTTTCGGAAGAAATTCTTGAATCGGTTAAAAAAGACATAGCCTCTTTTAACAAACCAGGGAGTCCGGAAGATATGTCTAACTTTATAACTGCGGTTATTCATGAAGGTTCATTTGACAAATTAGCGAAGTATATAGACCAAGCTAAGGAAGATGACAATGCTGAAATTATTGCAGGCGGAAACTATGACAAGTCCAAAGGCTACTTCATTGAGCCAACCGTTATTCTTACGACAGACCCAAAATACACTACAATGGAAACGGAATTATTCGGTCCTGTAGTTACCATATATGTTTATGAAGACAAGGATTGGTCAGAAACTTTAAAGTTGGTTGACAGTACTTCCGAATACGCTCTAACAGGAGCCGTTCTATCTACGGACAGGTATGCAATTGATGAAGCTACAAAAGCATTACAAAATTGCGCGGGTAACTTCTATATCAACGACAAACCTACTGGTGCCGTAGTGGGGCAACAGCCATTTGGAGGAGCTAGAGCTTCAGGAACGAATGACAAAGCCGGTTCTGCCCAGAATTTATTAAGATGGGTATCCCCTCGTCTTATTAAAGAGACTTTTGTAACTCCAACGAATTACAGATATCCATTTTTAGGATAA
- the apaG gene encoding Co2+/Mg2+ efflux protein ApaG, giving the protein MITQVTKGIKISVNTSFEGTFFKNYKMHFAFGYTITIENQSKDSVQLTSRHWKIYDALNELEVLDGEGVIGKKPVIKPGESHTYTSGCLLTSPIGAMKGHYNMVNFSSTEKFRVYIPTFKFHAPFALN; this is encoded by the coding sequence ATGATCACACAAGTAACCAAAGGCATTAAAATTTCCGTGAATACTAGTTTTGAAGGTACATTTTTCAAAAACTACAAGATGCACTTTGCTTTTGGCTATACGATTACCATAGAAAACCAAAGTAAAGATTCTGTTCAGCTTACCTCTCGCCATTGGAAAATCTATGATGCCCTTAACGAACTAGAGGTATTAGATGGTGAAGGTGTGATCGGCAAAAAACCGGTCATTAAACCAGGAGAATCCCACACCTATACTTCAGGCTGCCTTTTAACCTCTCCTATTGGCGCAATGAAAGGCCATTACAATATGGTAAACTTTAGCTCTACGGAAAAATTCAGGGTTTACATTCCTACTTTCAAATTTCATGCACCTTTTGCATTAAATTAG
- a CDS encoding DUF3667 domain-containing protein, with translation MTDKPVVPEKGRYKLDYRGTECLNCGHPLDLSDKYCPNCSQENSIKKITIKDYLDEFFGTLISYDSRLFRTLSTLLIRPGKITKSYIKGKRVSYTNPFRFLLSLAIIFFLIINFSGNFSKYDKYGTQDFSEISKLAYEWSMEQNADDTAELSEQLDSLKNVVNYNGYIKHERERDSLILFDPIAYFKKIDQGPFGDRNNQKQAFFSTILEHDTIYSYEDIVDKYQIPETFENKLIFNGVNGFSKFRKSPGSFLSTLISKLPFVVFFFLPVFTVFIWLIYIRKKYSYTDHLIFSFHNTALLFILLIISYLIDSIFKFESNWIFFMIFSTYLFAAMRNFYGQSIFKTIVKYLFLNAIFFILALLSTVLLFTGNLITF, from the coding sequence ATGACCGACAAACCTGTTGTTCCTGAAAAAGGAAGATACAAACTAGACTACCGAGGCACAGAATGCCTTAACTGTGGGCACCCTTTAGACTTAAGCGACAAATACTGTCCAAATTGCTCACAAGAGAACAGTATTAAGAAAATTACGATCAAAGATTACTTGGATGAATTTTTTGGAACCTTAATTTCCTACGATTCAAGATTGTTCCGCACACTTTCTACCTTATTAATAAGACCCGGAAAAATCACAAAAAGTTACATAAAAGGAAAACGGGTCTCCTACACCAACCCTTTTCGTTTTTTACTGAGTCTTGCCATAATCTTTTTCTTGATCATTAATTTTAGCGGCAATTTCTCTAAGTACGACAAGTATGGAACTCAAGATTTTTCGGAAATAAGCAAATTGGCCTATGAATGGAGTATGGAGCAAAATGCCGATGATACCGCTGAACTCTCAGAACAACTAGACTCACTTAAAAACGTAGTAAATTACAATGGCTATATAAAACATGAACGGGAACGTGATTCGCTAATACTTTTTGACCCCATCGCATATTTTAAAAAAATTGATCAAGGCCCCTTTGGAGACCGTAATAATCAAAAACAGGCTTTCTTTAGTACTATTTTAGAGCATGACACCATATATAGCTATGAGGACATAGTAGACAAATACCAGATTCCAGAAACTTTTGAAAACAAACTCATATTTAATGGTGTAAATGGATTTTCAAAGTTCAGAAAGTCGCCCGGAAGCTTTTTAAGTACATTAATATCAAAATTACCGTTCGTCGTATTTTTCTTTTTACCGGTCTTTACAGTGTTCATTTGGTTGATATATATCAGGAAAAAATACAGTTATACCGATCATTTGATCTTTAGTTTTCACAACACAGCATTATTATTTATCTTGCTCATTATTAGCTATTTGATTGATTCAATTTTCAAGTTTGAGAGCAATTGGATCTTTTTCATGATTTTTTCGACATATCTCTTTGCGGCTATGCGAAATTTCTATGGTCAGAGTATATTTAAAACAATTGTTAAATATCTCTTTCTAAACGCTATTTTTTTTATATTGGCTTTATTATCAACGGTACTACTTTTTACCGGTAACCTTATTACCTTTTAG
- a CDS encoding type IX secretion system plug protein, producing MRLNLTQVFFFILTSSLWAQVQVEVNPPENIKTVIFGGPTEDQFPVVELGETIKLEFDDTTASESDYYYKIVHCDYDWQPSQLLKSQYLNGVDNQRITNYENSYSTLQSYSNYKLTIPNENVGLKVSGNFVLEIYNDSYELQFSRRFVVFKDVVTVGGTVKRSRDFNFINEKQVVQLSINAGNFQLVNPKKEVKIAILQNYQWETALYDIAPQYTIGTELVYKYDQETSFFGGNEFLNFDTSDLRAPTSQISRIEVNELYNHYLFSNTYRANKPYSYFPDINGDFVIRTLQGEDNSREAEYTKVHFSLPYDELLELDEVYVFGKFNNYALSEENKMTYNENNGMMEAAIKLKQGFYNYKYVIKREDGTIEINTIDGNFHFTENSYLILVYYRNFGDLYDSIIGVGSANSRNISN from the coding sequence ATGCGCTTGAATCTTACACAGGTATTTTTCTTCATTTTAACATCTTCATTATGGGCCCAGGTTCAAGTAGAAGTAAATCCACCCGAGAACATTAAAACCGTAATTTTTGGCGGACCAACCGAAGATCAATTCCCTGTTGTTGAGCTTGGTGAAACTATAAAATTAGAATTTGACGACACCACTGCATCTGAAAGTGACTACTATTATAAGATCGTACATTGTGATTACGACTGGCAACCTTCTCAACTTTTAAAGTCGCAATATTTAAACGGTGTAGACAACCAACGTATTACCAATTATGAGAACAGCTACTCTACCCTACAATCTTATTCTAACTATAAATTAACCATACCCAACGAAAATGTAGGACTAAAAGTTAGCGGCAATTTTGTTTTGGAAATCTACAATGACAGTTATGAACTTCAATTTTCGCGACGTTTTGTAGTTTTCAAGGATGTTGTGACGGTAGGAGGCACCGTTAAACGTTCTCGAGATTTTAATTTCATAAACGAAAAACAAGTCGTTCAACTAAGCATCAATGCCGGAAACTTTCAACTTGTAAACCCAAAGAAAGAGGTCAAAATAGCCATTCTACAGAACTACCAATGGGAGACGGCTCTTTATGACATAGCGCCACAATACACTATAGGCACAGAACTCGTATACAAATACGATCAAGAGACCAGTTTTTTTGGAGGTAATGAATTTTTAAATTTTGACACTAGTGACCTGAGAGCCCCTACTTCCCAAATTTCAAGAATAGAGGTAAACGAACTTTACAATCATTACCTGTTTTCCAATACGTATAGAGCAAACAAACCGTATTCCTATTTTCCAGATATAAACGGTGATTTTGTTATCCGCACCTTACAAGGAGAGGATAATTCTAGAGAAGCCGAATATACTAAAGTCCATTTTTCCCTACCCTACGATGAGTTATTGGAATTAGACGAAGTATACGTCTTTGGCAAGTTCAATAACTACGCCCTATCCGAAGAAAACAAAATGACTTACAATGAAAATAACGGCATGATGGAAGCCGCAATAAAACTAAAGCAAGGTTTCTATAACTACAAATACGTTATAAAACGTGAAGATGGCACCATAGAAATCAATACTATTGATGGCAACTTTCACTTTACCGAGAACAGCTACCTAATTCTGGTATATTACAGAAACTTTGGAGACTTGTACGATAGCATTATTGGTGTGGGCTCCGCAAATTCTAGAAATATCAGTAATTAG
- a CDS encoding Na(+)-translocating NADH-quinone reductase subunit A produces the protein MSKDIRIKKGLNIKLVGAAEQTTSKAVLSNVYAISLNDFHGVTPKMLVKQGAEVKAGEPLFFNKNKESMLFVSPVSGELVEIVRGARRRILSLKILADKEQTGIAHDLLNVESASKEEVKAYLLKGGCWPFIKQRPYDIIADPDANPKSIFVSGYVTAPLAADLNYVLQGKEKELQAAITALGKLTPGKVHVSVGKSENSPLAGLSGVELHKVSGPHPAGLVGTQINKVDPINKGETVWTVTPQDLVIIGELLLTGKFNAERIVALAGSSVKAPKYYTTKIGTEISTFLYGSGVEGDNFRVINGDVLTGTKSAPDGHLGYYNNTVTAIPEGDDYELFGWNKPVFNKISATRALTFSWMQPNKKYNLDTNTNGEHRAFVVTGMYEKVFPLDIFPMQLLKACMIKDLDEMEQLGLYEVAPEDFSLTEFVCVSKQPHQQIIREGLDLLHKEIG, from the coding sequence ATGTCTAAAGACATCAGGATTAAAAAGGGCTTGAACATAAAACTTGTTGGAGCTGCAGAGCAAACTACCTCAAAAGCCGTTTTAAGTAACGTTTATGCTATAAGCTTAAACGATTTTCACGGAGTCACACCCAAAATGTTGGTAAAACAGGGTGCTGAAGTCAAAGCGGGAGAACCACTTTTTTTCAATAAGAACAAGGAAAGCATGCTTTTCGTTTCACCGGTAAGTGGTGAGCTTGTTGAGATTGTAAGAGGAGCGCGAAGACGCATTCTCTCACTTAAAATTTTGGCAGATAAAGAGCAGACAGGTATTGCGCATGATTTATTAAACGTGGAGAGTGCTTCTAAAGAAGAGGTGAAAGCCTATCTTTTAAAAGGTGGTTGTTGGCCTTTTATTAAGCAGCGGCCGTATGATATCATCGCAGATCCGGATGCAAATCCAAAATCGATATTTGTTTCAGGTTATGTTACGGCTCCATTGGCGGCAGATTTAAATTATGTGCTGCAAGGAAAAGAAAAAGAATTACAAGCTGCAATTACCGCTTTGGGTAAATTAACACCAGGTAAAGTTCACGTTTCCGTAGGGAAATCTGAAAATTCACCATTGGCTGGTTTAAGTGGTGTTGAACTGCATAAGGTTTCAGGTCCGCACCCGGCTGGTTTAGTTGGTACGCAGATCAATAAAGTGGACCCTATCAATAAAGGAGAAACGGTTTGGACGGTAACGCCTCAAGATTTAGTAATCATTGGTGAGTTGTTGTTAACTGGTAAATTCAATGCAGAACGTATTGTTGCTTTAGCTGGTTCTTCTGTAAAAGCTCCAAAATATTACACAACTAAAATAGGAACCGAAATCTCTACCTTCTTATATGGTAGTGGTGTTGAAGGAGACAATTTTAGAGTGATAAATGGCGATGTGCTTACGGGTACAAAGTCCGCACCTGATGGTCATTTAGGGTATTACAATAATACTGTAACTGCTATTCCGGAAGGAGATGATTATGAACTCTTTGGTTGGAACAAGCCCGTTTTTAATAAAATATCCGCTACAAGAGCGTTAACATTCTCTTGGATGCAACCCAATAAAAAATACAATCTAGATACAAATACAAACGGAGAGCACCGTGCTTTTGTGGTAACAGGTATGTATGAAAAAGTATTTCCATTAGATATATTTCCTATGCAGTTGCTAAAAGCATGTATGATAAAGGATTTAGATGAGATGGAGCAACTGGGGCTTTATGAAGTGGCGCCGGAGGATTTCTCGTTGACCGAGTTTGTTTGTGTTTCAAAACAACCGCATCAACAGATTATTAGAGAAGGATTAGATCTATTGCATAAAGAAATAGGATAA